Proteins from a single region of Pseudomonas phenolilytica:
- the pgl gene encoding 6-phosphogluconolactonase, with translation MAISELDLPTGVVAHSLADAAGQARLMADDAAKVLNYAVRTHGVASLVVSGGRSPVPFFEELSRRELDWSRVQISLADERWVPPSDAASNEGLVRRHLLQNAAAVAQFIGLYHPAATLEEAARLADRRLAELGQPIDVLVLGMGDDGHTASLFPDSARLDHALRADCPDRCVAMCAPTEPRERLSMTYPLLASARMQCLAIQGMAKLETLRQALNADALRMPIRAFIHSPLEIYWCP, from the coding sequence ATGGCGATTTCTGAACTCGACCTGCCCACCGGCGTGGTTGCCCACAGTCTGGCCGACGCCGCTGGGCAGGCACGGCTGATGGCCGACGACGCGGCCAAGGTGCTGAATTACGCGGTGCGCACCCACGGCGTGGCCAGCCTGGTGGTATCCGGCGGGCGCAGCCCGGTGCCGTTCTTCGAGGAACTGTCGCGCCGTGAGCTGGACTGGTCCAGGGTGCAGATCAGCCTGGCGGATGAACGTTGGGTGCCGCCGAGCGATGCGGCCAGCAACGAGGGGCTGGTGCGTCGTCATCTGTTGCAGAACGCCGCAGCCGTGGCGCAGTTCATTGGTTTGTATCATCCGGCGGCCACGCTGGAGGAAGCCGCACGACTGGCGGACCGACGCCTGGCCGAGCTCGGCCAGCCGATCGACGTGCTGGTGCTGGGCATGGGCGACGATGGCCACACCGCGTCGCTGTTCCCCGACAGTGCGCGTCTCGACCACGCGCTGCGGGCCGACTGCCCGGATCGCTGCGTGGCGATGTGCGCGCCGACCGAGCCGCGCGAGCGCCTGAGCATGACCTATCCGCTGCTGGCCTCGGCGCGCATGCAGTGTCTGGCGATCCAGGGCATGGCCAAGCTGGAAACCCTGCGCCAGGCCTTGAACGCCGACGCGCTGCGAATGCCGATCCGCGCGTTCATCCATTCACCGCTGGAGATCTACTGGTGCCCCTGA
- the zwf gene encoding glucose-6-phosphate dehydrogenase, with translation MPAINVEPITFALFGALGDLALRKLFPALYQLDRAALLHADTRLLALSREGGEPDEQMARIDQALRRYIPPHELDDAVLQRFLARLCCLRMDFRRGEDYAVLAQNVSAGLPLIAYFATPAAVYGAICEHLAGAGLAAQARVVLEKPIGHDLASSRVINDAVAQYFAESQIYRIDHYLGKETVQNLIALRFANSLFETQWNQHHISHVEITVAETVGIEGRWGYFDQAGQLRDMIQNHLLQLLCLIAMDPPSNLTADSIRDEKVKVLKALAPITPDILSQRVVRGQYSAGIAGGKPVPGYLEEENSNATSSTETFVALRADICNWRWSGVPFYLRTGKRMAQKLSQIVIHFKEPPFYIFAPEQRSLISNRLIIRLQPDEGISLQVMTKEQGLDKGMHLRSGPLQLNFSETYKSARIPDAYERLLLEVMQGNQNLFVRRDEVEYAWQWCDQLVDGWTRIGDSLKLYPAGSWGPVASIALITRDGRSWYGDF, from the coding sequence ATGCCTGCGATCAACGTTGAACCCATTACTTTTGCCCTGTTCGGCGCGCTGGGCGATCTGGCGCTGCGCAAGCTGTTTCCCGCGCTTTATCAGCTCGACCGCGCCGCCCTGTTGCACGCCGATACGCGGCTGCTGGCACTGTCACGCGAGGGCGGCGAACCGGATGAGCAGATGGCGCGGATCGATCAGGCCCTGCGCCGTTACATCCCGCCGCACGAGCTGGACGATGCCGTGCTGCAGCGCTTTCTGGCGCGCCTGTGCTGTCTGCGCATGGATTTTCGCCGCGGCGAGGATTACGCCGTGCTGGCCCAGAACGTCAGCGCCGGGCTGCCGCTGATCGCCTATTTCGCCACGCCCGCCGCGGTGTACGGCGCGATCTGTGAACACCTGGCCGGCGCCGGGCTGGCCGCGCAGGCGCGGGTGGTGCTGGAGAAACCCATCGGCCATGACCTGGCGTCGTCGCGGGTGATCAACGATGCAGTCGCGCAGTACTTTGCCGAGAGCCAGATCTATCGGATCGATCATTACCTGGGCAAGGAAACCGTCCAGAACCTGATTGCCCTGCGTTTCGCCAACAGCCTGTTCGAGACGCAGTGGAACCAGCACCACATCTCGCATGTGGAGATCACCGTGGCCGAAACCGTCGGCATCGAAGGGCGCTGGGGCTACTTCGACCAGGCTGGCCAGTTGCGCGACATGATCCAGAATCACCTGCTGCAGCTGCTCTGCCTGATCGCCATGGACCCGCCGAGCAACCTCACCGCCGACAGCATCCGCGACGAGAAGGTAAAAGTGCTCAAGGCGCTGGCGCCGATCACGCCGGACATCCTCAGCCAGCGCGTGGTGCGCGGCCAGTATTCGGCCGGGATCGCCGGCGGCAAGCCGGTGCCGGGCTATCTGGAGGAAGAGAATTCCAATGCCACCAGCAGCACGGAAACCTTCGTCGCCCTGCGCGCCGACATTTGTAACTGGCGATGGTCCGGCGTGCCGTTCTACCTGCGTACCGGCAAGCGCATGGCGCAGAAGCTGTCGCAGATCGTCATCCATTTCAAGGAGCCGCCGTTCTACATCTTCGCGCCCGAGCAGCGCTCGCTGATCAGCAACCGGCTGATCATCCGCCTGCAGCCGGACGAGGGCATTTCCCTGCAGGTGATGACCAAGGAGCAGGGCCTGGACAAGGGCATGCACCTGCGCAGCGGGCCGCTGCAGCTGAATTTTTCCGAGACCTACAAGAGCGCGCGCATCCCGGACGCCTACGAGCGGTTGCTGCTGGAGGTGATGCAGGGCAATCAGAATCTGTTCGTGCGCCGCGACGAAGTCGAGTACGCCTGGCAATGGTGCGATCAGCTGGTCGATGGCTGGACCCGTATTGGCGACAGTCTCAAACTCTATCCTGCCGGCTCCTGGGGGCCGGTGGCTTCGATTGCCTTGATTACTCGTGACGGGAGGTCCTGGTATGGCGATTTCTGA
- a CDS encoding DUF1289 domain-containing protein: MGNKVDNPCVDLCKLKDDICVGCGRSRDEIKRWKKLKNKERKAVRQQAAERLAILGKAKKRKP; this comes from the coding sequence GTGGGCAACAAGGTGGACAATCCCTGCGTGGATCTGTGCAAGCTCAAGGATGACATCTGTGTCGGCTGCGGTCGTAGCCGCGACGAGATCAAACGCTGGAAGAAGCTCAAGAACAAAGAGCGCAAGGCCGTCAGGCAACAGGCGGCCGAGCGCCTCGCAATCCTCGGCAAGGCGAAGAAGCGCAAGCCATGA
- a CDS encoding maltoporin yields MSLAAAVACAVLPLSGQALEFSGYLRSGVGDSVEGGTQSCFQLPGAPSKYRLGNECEQYAELDLRQDLYTFADGSVLSLEGMAALYNQYGHTPEFTGDHGWARMVQAYAEWSKVPALYNGSLWAGRRFYKRNDIHISDFYYWNQSATGAGVEDMEIGGLKYSYAFSRKDSVFQKDYINRHDFNVGGFDSNPGGELEFGVSYIDKPDSEDAHSGWAVTAQHKQDGFLGGSNTLALQYGEGPGTGLGYTGDVTLDDSAKSWRVVEYFDWQLTPRFGGQFQVVYQKDKRVDGGDQDWWSVGVRPTYAFTEQFKLVTELGHDQIDAADGTRKLSKFTVAPTWSPAGPAFWARPEVRLYYTYAQWNDAAQRAANLMAAGSALSDSGAFGDAQHGSNFGVQVEYWWK; encoded by the coding sequence ATGAGTCTGGCTGCCGCCGTGGCGTGCGCCGTGCTGCCGCTGAGCGGTCAGGCGCTGGAGTTTTCCGGCTACCTGCGCAGCGGCGTCGGCGATTCGGTGGAGGGCGGGACGCAATCCTGCTTCCAGTTGCCCGGCGCGCCGAGCAAGTACCGTCTCGGCAACGAGTGCGAGCAGTACGCCGAGCTCGATCTGCGTCAGGATCTCTACACCTTTGCCGATGGCTCGGTGCTCAGCCTGGAAGGCATGGCCGCGCTGTACAACCAGTACGGCCACACCCCGGAATTCACCGGCGATCACGGCTGGGCGCGGATGGTGCAGGCCTATGCCGAGTGGAGCAAGGTGCCGGCGTTGTACAACGGCTCGCTGTGGGCCGGGCGGCGCTTCTACAAACGTAACGACATCCATATCTCCGACTTCTACTACTGGAACCAGAGCGCCACCGGTGCCGGCGTGGAAGATATGGAGATCGGCGGCCTGAAGTACAGCTACGCCTTTTCACGCAAGGACAGCGTGTTCCAGAAGGACTACATCAATCGCCACGACTTCAACGTCGGCGGCTTTGACAGCAATCCTGGCGGCGAGCTGGAGTTCGGCGTGAGTTACATCGACAAGCCCGACAGCGAGGACGCCCACAGCGGCTGGGCGGTGACCGCGCAGCACAAGCAGGACGGCTTTCTCGGCGGCAGCAACACCCTGGCACTGCAGTACGGTGAAGGCCCGGGGACCGGGCTCGGCTACACCGGCGATGTCACGCTGGACGACAGCGCCAAGAGCTGGCGCGTGGTCGAGTATTTCGACTGGCAGCTGACGCCCCGTTTCGGCGGGCAGTTCCAGGTGGTCTACCAGAAGGACAAACGTGTCGACGGCGGCGACCAGGATTGGTGGTCGGTCGGGGTACGTCCGACCTATGCCTTCACCGAGCAGTTCAAGCTGGTGACCGAGCTCGGTCACGATCAGATCGACGCCGCCGACGGCACGCGCAAGCTGAGCAAATTCACCGTTGCGCCGACCTGGTCGCCGGCCGGCCCGGCGTTCTGGGCGCGGCCGGAAGTACGCCTGTATTACACCTATGCGCAGTGGAACGACGCCGCCCAGCGTGCGGCGAACCTGATGGCTGCCGGCTCGGCGCTCTCGGACAGCGGGGCCTTCGGTGATGCCCAGCACGGCTCCAACTTCGGCGTGCAGGTGGAGTACTGGTGGAAATGA